In Candidatus Thorarchaeota archaeon, a genomic segment contains:
- a CDS encoding amino acid permease, giving the protein METFGEDQEQGEFERSLGLVGATSLGLGAMLGGGIYVISGKAAGMVGPVIVFAYLVTGIMTLFTAINYAELACSIPKQGGGYTFAHDTLGGFPAFLTGWFLFFGNLVACGLYSLAVAHTLVVFIPGATQQTVAIIAIIIIIITFVTNVASVKGVSGVLGILNVGQSLVLFSFIAIGLFFIEPSNLEPLVAQGTGLYKFMSAVSFIYISFVGFELITTATEEIKNPAHNIPRAIMLTLVIATAVYMLASLVLVGVVPYGDVADSATPISYVFGRMLGSGAFYFGLAGMAASNYAALNATFMATARVAYSLGRDNYFPSILKRINPKFSTPIPALGLTLIVVSAFAASGNVEFVASVADFGYLVGLAIVNASVIALRWKGLSIPETFKSKFFPAVPILGVITCLILVPTLHIEALVLGGVLTLVGLLVYGAYSRRKKMNHS; this is encoded by the coding sequence AGATCTCTAGGTCTCGTTGGCGCAACTAGCCTAGGTCTAGGTGCCATGCTGGGAGGTGGAATCTATGTCATCTCAGGAAAAGCCGCAGGAATGGTCGGTCCTGTCATTGTCTTTGCATATCTAGTAACAGGAATAATGACACTCTTTACAGCAATAAACTACGCAGAGCTGGCATGTTCCATTCCCAAACAGGGTGGCGGCTATACCTTTGCGCACGATACTCTTGGCGGCTTCCCGGCGTTTTTGACTGGATGGTTCCTTTTCTTTGGCAATTTGGTGGCCTGTGGACTTTATTCGCTCGCCGTTGCTCACACACTTGTCGTTTTCATTCCAGGAGCAACTCAACAGACCGTCGCAATAATAGCCATCATCATAATCATCATCACATTCGTAACAAATGTTGCCAGTGTCAAAGGAGTCTCAGGCGTTCTTGGTATTCTGAATGTCGGTCAATCGCTTGTTCTGTTCTCGTTTATTGCCATAGGACTATTCTTCATTGAACCCTCTAATCTTGAGCCACTCGTTGCCCAAGGAACTGGGCTTTACAAGTTCATGTCAGCAGTTTCATTCATTTACATCAGCTTTGTCGGTTTTGAGCTCATAACCACCGCAACAGAGGAAATCAAGAATCCAGCACACAACATTCCCCGTGCCATTATGCTCACATTGGTCATAGCCACAGCGGTATACATGCTTGCTTCTCTTGTGCTTGTAGGTGTGGTACCATATGGTGATGTTGCCGATTCGGCTACTCCGATATCATATGTTTTTGGCAGAATGCTTGGATCAGGGGCATTCTACTTCGGTTTGGCAGGAATGGCAGCTTCGAACTATGCTGCCCTCAATGCAACATTCATGGCAACTGCCCGTGTTGCGTATTCTCTCGGGAGGGATAATTACTTCCCAAGCATTCTCAAACGGATTAACCCAAAATTCAGCACACCGATTCCAGCTCTTGGTCTTACTCTGATTGTTGTGAGTGCTTTTGCCGCATCAGGCAATGTGGAATTCGTGGCATCAGTTGCAGACTTTGGGTACCTAGTAGGCCTCGCCATCGTAAATGCTTCAGTAATTGCATTGCGGTGGAAAGGCCTCAGCATACCTGAGACATTCAAATCGAAGTTTTTCCCAGCAGTACCGATTTTGGGTGTTATTACTTGTCTGATTCTCGTTCCTACGTTGCATATCGAGGCGCTTGTTCTTGGTGGGGTGTTAACGTTGGTTGGTTTGCTCGTTTATGGGGCATACTCCAGACGGAAGAAAATGAACCATTCCTAA